agtgatgattatgattGACCGGAAAATATTTACACTCacactattttttttgggttacatTTACACTCACACTATATAAGTTAAGAGTTTAAATAGTATACACTGAtagtgtaaaattattttgcaCATACATCCACTAATGTAGCAACACATAagttttaaaaaacataaattggAGACAAATCTTTTGATACATgtgtaaataattttatacaGTCAGTGGAAATCCAAGTTAAACTCATTAGTTAAATCCAAGTTATTATGATCATTAACTACTATTAATGGAACTATTATTAAAACATAAGATGAATGTATAATATTAATACCTATCATCAGGATCAACATGAATTGCTTGATCAAAGTAAGATTTAGCTCTTTCTTCATCTCTACTCATTTCCCATATCAACTTTCCGTAAAGCGAAAGCAATTCCGCATCTTCAGGATTCGCTAGAATCGCTCTTCCGTAGTATTCCTCTGCTCTCACCATATTCTTCTCTACCTGcacaaatcaaaattcaaatcactcacttctttcttttttctttctatttttggaAGATAATTGAGTCAATTGCGTAATAATTTGACTAACCTCGTGAAGATATTTGCCGTAATTTCTCAGCAAAAGCGCGTCGGCAGGATTTGACTTCAACATTTCCTCGTAATACGCGCCGATTTCCATCCTTCCTCCGCCGTTTCCGCCGGTGGTGACTGTTACATCACCGTGAGCGAATCCGCCTCCGCCGCCAAATCCGGTATCCTCAATTGGAAAAGATTGAGATCCGATTCGATTTAGATTCTGAGAAAAGCTGAAATTCTTGATTGGTGAGTTAATCATCAAGCTTTCTGACAAAGATCTGTTGATTCCGTCGGAATGTTTGT
Above is a genomic segment from Medicago truncatula cultivar Jemalong A17 chromosome 5, MtrunA17r5.0-ANR, whole genome shotgun sequence containing:
- the LOC11434959 gene encoding uncharacterized protein; translation: MRTSLMRTGSVPVLNPVHSGSTRTSLSRQASFAGENNYRVQSPKVSLHFHSTDKHSDGINRSLSESLMINSPIKNFSFSQNLNRIGSQSFPIEDTGFGGGGGFAHGDVTVTTGGNGGGRMEIGAYYEEMLKSNPADALLLRNYGKYLHEVEKNMVRAEEYYGRAILANPEDAELLSLYGKLIWEMSRDEERAKSYFDQAIHVDPDDSTVLGSYAHFMWEAEEEEDDDDDEVVVNGGGMMGKAEESAVGLITTF